DNA from Pseudophryne corroboree isolate aPseCor3 chromosome 7, aPseCor3.hap2, whole genome shotgun sequence:
GAATGAGTTTGTCCATCAGCATCCCAGGAGGGAAGTCCTAATGAGACATCTATGGGCAGTCGGGCTTCCCGCCCAAACATTaattcatatggggagtacccagtggattcATTCCTAGTGCAATTATAGGCATGCACTAGGTGACATATCCGTCTACTCCACTGTGTTTGGCCCATGGGGCCCAAGGTGCCCATCATATCAAGCAAGGTGCGGTTAAACCGCTCTGGTTGAGGATTACCCTGTGGGTGGTAAGGAGTAGTTCGGGATTTCTTAATCCCACAGCACAGACAGAGTTCCCGAATAACTTTTCCTTCAAAATCCCGCCCCTGGTCGGAGTGCAATCGGGCTGGTAAACCATAGTGAACAAAGAACCGTTCCCATAAAGTTCTTGCTACAGTAACAGCCCGTTGATCAGAAGTAACATAAGCCTGGGCATAACGGGTAAAGTGATCCGTTACTACCAGTATGTTACATTCCTTTCCAGGTGAGGTTTCCAATGATAAATAATCAATGCATACTAGATCCATGGGACCATGGCTCTGAAGATTAACAAGAGAGGCGGACTTGGTGGGGAGAGTCTTCCTCAATATACAACTACCACATGTCCTACAGTAGTTTTCAATATCCTGTTCCATCAAGGGCCAATAAAACCGATCAGTTATCAGTCCCTTTGTTTTTTCTACCCCGAGATGGCCGTGCTGATCATGTAATGCGTTCAAAATAGTTTCTCTATAACACTGTGGAGTAACTAATTGTGATTTGAATTTCCCATTGGATTTAACTAATtcacggtacagtattccattctTTAGGGTCAATTGCTTTATTTGCCGCATCAATAATTTTGAGGCATGGGTTAGAGAACTCATATCACACTCAGCACGACCAGACTCAAGACAGAGTATAACAATGGAAATATCAGGATCATTACGTTGTTCCATACGGATCTTTCCCTGACCGATATGTGGCAAGCCCTCTAATTCTAGTTGGCTTAACCAACAATAGGCCAGAGGTAATGCCCGGTCTGAGGCTCCAAGGGCACTAATGCATTCCCCATTATCTGCCGTTACACATGAAATGCTAAAGCACAATCCCTTGATGGTGGTTGCAGGAACTTCAATCCACTCAGATCCATCTATTTCACTCTCAAGTCTAGATAATCTAGACAAAGAATCTGCATCTATGTTGTTAATACCTGGGCGATATTTAATCTTAAAGTCATAGATAGACAAAGCGGCTAACCATCTGTGCCCGGTGGCATCTAATTTAGCTGTGGTAAGCACATATGTCAGAGGATTATTGTCAGTGAACACCTCAAAATTTGCCCCATACAGATATTCATGAAATCTATCAGCAacagcccatttaagagcaaggaaCTCCAATTTGTGGACAGGATATCTCCTCTCACTATTGGACAATCCCCGGCTGATATAAGATACAGGTTGTAACCTTCCTTCATGAGTTTGGTACAACACTGCACCTAAACCATCAAAGGATGCATCCACATGTAATGTATAAGGCAGAGTGGGGTCAACATAGGCCAATACAGGAGCATTGGTAAGACTCCATTTTAATTTAAGGAAGGCCTCCTCACACTCAGGTGTCCATCTATCCCCAAATTCTTCAGATGGTTTAAAATATCCCTCCTTTCTACATGATGATACCTTTGTAGGTTTACCAACTGGCGGATATCCCTTGGTCAAATCAGTGAGAGGACGACATATTACAGAATAATAGGGCACAAAACGGCGATAGTACCCACAAAACCCAAGGAAAGATCTTAATTCCTTTAATTTCGTGGGCCTAGGCCACTCATTCACCGCTTCAACTTTAGTTGGATCGGTAGAAATACCCTGTCGACTCACCACATGTCCCAAGTAAGTAACCGAGGGCAGGCAGAACTTACATTTATCCACAGAAAGTTTAAAGCCTTTCTTCAATAATCTATCCAGTACCTTGAGCAGACGGTGGTTATGTTCCTGCAGTGAGGACCCAAAAACGATAATATCATCAAGGTAAACTAATACCTCACGATAATTCATATCACCCACCGTCTGCTCCATGGTTCTCTGAAAAGTGGCCGGGGCACCCTTGATTCCTTGGGGCATCTTCAAAAATTCAAAGAAACCCAAAGGACAAATAAAAGCAGTCTTTTCTCTATCCTGGTGACTCATAGGTATTTGGTAATACCCACTCCGCAGATCCAACACTGTGAACCACTGACTCCCCTGTAAacagtccaatgcctcctctatCCTAGGAACTGTGTACTGATCGGGCACAGTGCATTGATTAAGTGTGcgataatcaatacacattctAATTTTGCCATTCTTTTTACGGGCCACTACGATAGGAGATGCATATGGACTTTCAGAGTGTTGAATAACCTCTGTTTCCAAGAGAGTCTGAAGATGCTGTCTGACATCATCGAAATCAGCAGGAGCAAGTCTGCGTGACCTCTCCCTAAAAGGAGTCTCATCAGTCAGCTTTATACAGTGTTCAACACCTTTAGCTTTTCCTAAATCCCATTCCCCAAGAGAGAAGACATGCCTTCGTTTCATCAATTCCTCGCATAAAATATTTTGTTCTACCAACCCAATGTCACTCCCCTGGAAACATGTGGTTAAGTCTTCTATGGACAGACCCTGAGCCAGTGAGGAATCTCTGTGCTCAGACTCCCCGTCCCTGTATTTTTCATGGCAAGTCGCCATAGTAATGGCTGTCGCTTCCCTACACCTTTTTAAACACCAATCACTGAGGACCCTAAATAAATGAGCATTAGTCCCAATAATCACGGGCATTACAGTTTTATCACCTGGGGATTCTGGGCATACCAGAGCAATTAGAGGTAATGGCTCCGACACACCCATAAATTCCTCAGGAAACTCTATGTTGACTACCACATAACCTAAATAAGGGTATTTCTGTTCACTCAATCCCCAAATTACCAGTCCTTCCAGGGGCATGATAGGGACATCAGAGAGATAATGTCTATACCAATGCTCGAATATAATGGACACCTGGGACCCACTATCCAACAACACAGGACAGGGATGTCCATTTAATTTAACTACCACACGTGGAGCGGGTCCTATCATACCATCCGGAATAGAATtactccactgggcactccccattgaatctacatctaatttctgggagacggcgaggggcccgccaatctcccaccatCGTTTCCCTGATGAGAGGAATTATTTGACTGAACGTTAGTTCCCACTTCATTCATTCCCCAGTCTATAGAACATTCCACTGCTCTATGTCCTAACTGTCCACATCGGAAACACCCTCTGCTTATAAAATTTCCACCTCTCCTAAAATTCCCCCTGTTACTGTTGAACCCCCTAGTGGAATTACTGGAATTAAGGCTGGAGGGTACCACCCTTTGATTTAAAGCAAGAATAAGCTGgtctattttcttattttgttccaCTACTAAGGTAACTAACTTATCCTCCCGTGATCCTTGAGCCTCAGGGGAGGGTACCACCACTTTTACAGCCTTAGCATGAGTCTTTTCTCTAGTAGCAATTAAAGCTTCCTCCTGAGTAATCTccttaattaaatcattaagggTGGGACTTCCTAATAATAAAGATGTACAACGCAACCGTTGAGCTACAGGGTCAGTTGTTAATGCTCCCCTAATTAACTGTTTCAATCGGCTGCTATTAACTTCAGCAGGAGCTAACCCTCCTTTATCTATAATTTTATGTATTAATTTATCTAATCTATACACATACTGCGATAACTTTTCTCCTGTCTCCTGATAAGTATGGTGAAATCTGGCAACCAAATCACCTACATCCTCCAATGTCCCATATGTGTAATCTAAGGCTTGGAAGTAGTCAGCTACCGCAGCTTCGGGATTACTTTTTCTAGTAGCCTGGATAATTCCCATAGCGGGTCCCCGTAGACTTTCCACTATTCTTTGTTTCTTTATGTGGTCAGGACAATGCCACTCCTCAGACTGTTGTATGGCTGCCTCTCTCCATGCCTCATAAGATTCCTCCCCGACAGGCACAGGAAGTATTCCTGAAAAAACTCTCAATCGCCTATAGCTACCCTCATAGTGCCACCGTTCTAATTGATGTACTACTTTATTAGCTATAACCTCTAACTGATTCCCTAGCTTTTCCTCAAGGCCCTGCGATTGACTCCCTTCTCCCACAGCTGTAGAGGGGTCTCCACTAACTGGATAAGACATGTCACCCACCATTAATGGTTCAGCAGCCCTTTCACTGCTGTCCTTTTCAGGCCATAAAATTTTCCACCTACGATCAGGGTTAGACCTCACAGCCACCACTTTTGGAAGCAACTCAGACTCTAAGTCATGACTTGTAGTTATTAATACAGCCCACATCTCTCCACTTTCTCTAAACTGTTTATCAGCAATCCTTGGTTGCTTTATCCCGAAAAGAAATAACATCTCTGTCATAATAGTACCATCCGTGGTGTCTGTGAGATCCCCTGTCAACACAAAACTCCTTTCAGGAATTACTCCCTTCCTTATACACCAATCAAAGGCGTCACTTCTTGTACATTGAGTCATTTTGCTACTGTGCTTCACCTATCCCTGAGTACTTACAAAAATTATCTcaagcggtgcctccaaatgtagccCCTGTTCACCTTTCCGGGAACTAGAGTTTTAGGTAgtttaagtgcctccacccaaacttacGGATTGTAATATAATAGGTAactgtatacataaatatatatatata
Protein-coding regions in this window:
- the LOC134944191 gene encoding paraneoplastic antigen Ma1 homolog encodes the protein MTQCTRSDAFDWCIRKGVIPERSFVLTGDLTDTTDGTIMTEMLFLFGIKQPRIADKQFRESGEMWAVLITTSHDLESELLPKVVAVRSNPDRRWKILWPEKDSSERAAEPLMVGDMSYPVSGDPSTAVGEGSQSQGLEEKLGNQLEVIANKVVHQLERWHYEGSYRRLRVFSGILPVPVGEESYEAWREAAIQQSEEWHCPDHIKKQRIVESLRGPAMGIIQATRKSNPEAAVADYFQALDYTYGTLEDVGDLVARFHHTYQETGEKLSQYVYRLDKLIHKIIDKGGLAPAEVNSSRLKQLIRGALTTDPVAQRLRCTSLLLGSPTLNDLIKEITQEEALIATREKTHAKAVKVVVPSPEAQGSREDKLVTLVVEQNKKIDQLILALNQRVVPSSLNSSNSTRGFNSNRGNFRRGGNFISRGCFRCGQLGHRAVECSIDWGMNEVGTNVQSNNSSHQGNDGGRLAGPSPSPRN